The Fusarium fujikuroi IMI 58289 draft genome, chromosome FFUJ_chr01 sequence CACGACGAATCAGAAGAAAGGATCTCTACACGTGTGAGACGTCAATGCAAGATTGGCTACTGGGGCTGCATTATGATGGTCAATGTATTTATGgtggagagagagggagaggcaAAGAGAGGATATTCTCGGATGATTCTATCGGTATCTGAAAAGAGTATGTCCCACGCGGAAATATGGTCTGTGAGGCGGTTTTTGAAACAATTGCTATGGGGACTTGTTCTCAAGTGTCACCGAGGCAATAAGACAGCACTCTTGGCGTAAAGCCGGGACGTGGGATTTCCGTCGTCGATGATGGCTATGATATTGATTCCAGGCTGTTCCTTGCCACGACGAATGTAAATCAGTGCTCAGAGAGACGTTGCTTTTGACCCACTCGTGATCTTCACGGAGTTGAGGCGAGTCAATATGGAGCACTGGCTGCTTCACATGCAGAGCACAACGCTATGAATAGCCTATCTCACACAATttggttgaggttgaataACGATTTGGTAAAATACGGAATGTTTATGGTCATATGAAACCGGGAAATAATAAGGTTAGAATTAAGGTATCGGCAGTTAACGTCCCGGTTGAGATACAGGGTAGGATCTCGGGTTTTTGAGTTGATGATAAAAATAAACGTGAAACGGTTACTACACGCGGGAAAGCTTCGACCTCTTGCTGATGATCTTATAGTTTCTGAAACGGTAACTCAATGCTTGACTGTACGTGTTTCTTGTAGCTGATATGTCACTGCGTTTTCTGTTTCGTCGAAACGAAGCGAGTATGTCACTGCAGGGATAGTTGCAACAAATTCTCACAACTTGAGGTATTGGATATGAGAGCATCTAAGGTCAGTGATCGAGCGACTAAGCCTGATACTTCAGCAGCCAGACTCTCTTTTTGGCGTTTGGTCTCCATGCTAGATATCTAGATATCTAGACAGCAAGAATATACTTGAACAATGAGGCTTTTATCGGCCACGTGACAGCTTGCCGCTTCGTGAGTTACACAATCTGTCTCTAATTGGCTCGGCTAGATACTCCACAACTGCCCCACGGAAAAATTTCAGCCCATCCACCAAGACCTAGCATCACGAAACATATATTTCATTACCGCAGATCCCTTCAACGATCCACAAGCGTAATTGGTTTAGTGGTAAAATTCTCCGTTGCCATTCGAGCAGCGTCGGGGAGCCCTGGGTTCGATTCCCAGATTACGCATTTCTTTTGCCGTTTCTACGTCTTGAGCATCTGTCTCTTTTTTGAAAACGCGGTTTTTCTGACTACTAACTTCGCTACCTACTCTGAAAGGAATTGCATACATCAAGCGCGTGCagtcatctccttctcctcatgcTGTGTACCTTgaatcttctcctcatcgagAGTTCGCTCTCCAAGACCAATGTCTGCCTCGTAGAAAACGTCAACCACCTTCTTGTAAGAGGGGACAAAGTTGACAGCAATGGGGTATGACCAGGCTGCGACGAAGAACATCATGGGTACAACCATCGAGATACCGACGTCATGCATATCTGCAACAGCTCCTGTCAGGGGAGGCACACAGGCACCGCCAATAACACCAGCAATGATGAAACCACTTCCTCGCTTAGTATGGCGACCAAGACCTCTCATACCCAATGCAACAATGGTAGGAAAGCAGATAGACTCGAAAAAGAGAACGATATAGAGGAATGATACACCAGCTGTTCCATGGTGGACAATAGGCGGTCCGATAAAGACAATGCACATAGTCAAGAACACGAAGAACACCTTTCGCGGCTTGCAGAACTTCATGAGAAACGTTCCGAAGAAACGCCCGACGGTAAAGGCTGCTTGTGCGCCGGCAAAGAGCTTAGCTCCCATTGAGTCTGACGTTCCTTTGCGCATCTCAGTCGcatagttgatgaagaaactCGCGATAGCAACTTGCGCGCCGGTATAACAGAACTGAGCGAATGAAGCATGGAAGAGCTTATACTGTTTATAGAAGGGTTTATCATCGGCTTCTGAATGTGTCTCTTGAGCTTGCAAGGCCATGTCTGGAAATTGTTAGTGATGGTAGTACCAGTGCAAGGGATTCGACGAACCAGCGTCGGTGATTTCTGGAATCTTAGAGACGTAGAAGAGGCACGCCAGGATCAAGACGAAGACGGCAATGGAGAGGTAGACCCATTGTACGTTGGCCAGCGCTGCGTTATCATCGAGATTGTTGAAGAACACATATGAGCCGAGGACGGGAGCAATGACGGTGCCGATACCGTTGAAGGCTTGGGAGATGTTGATGCGAATTTCCGAGTATCGAGGAGGACCGCAAACTACACAAGTCAGAGACGGATACAAACTGAGGACGAGTCAACATACCAGTGATGAATGGGTTAGCAGCAGTCTCAAGAGAACCAAGTCCGTttccgatgatgaagatggacatGCAAAACCCAGCAAACGACTTTGCCTTGATACACGGAATAGCAATCAACGCGCCAACAGCATACAAGCAAAGACCCCAGATGAACACAGCCTTGTACGAATAATGACGAAGGATCCACGCAGCGTGTCCCAGCGACGCAAGAGGATAAGCACTGAAACCTCTATCAGCTCTACTGCAACACTCGTCGATAGTGGTATACATACCCAAAGTACGCAGCCTGAAGACCTGCCGATCGCGCACGATCGATATGCAGCACCTTTTGAAAGTGCTTGTTCAGCGTATCAAGGAGTCCATAACTGAAAccccagaggaagaagagaacagTAACAAGCGCAATAGGCCAGATGGATTCTCGCAGGGTGAGCTCCGCTGCCTTGGTGACTTTCTTATCCGAGACCTTGAGCGATCTCTccttaaagaactttttgGCGCCCATGATGAATGTATTACGAGGGGggagggaaaaaagaaagaactACAGTTTCAAGGAGGCGAAAGGGGAACGAGCAAGCTATTTACAGTTTTCTTTTATCGGCTCGAGCAGCCCCGAGCAAGGGGGCGGGCGTAACACATTGACCGTCATCGAAAGTGTGGCATCACGGTTCTCCTGCGCTGAAACCTCATTAGGGAAAATGCTCCAGTAGCTTGAGTATgtttgttggagaagaaaaCCTGGGGATTTGCGGGGGAAGGGGGAAAAGGGTCTGGAATGGGTTTAGTTGATGGAGTGATAAGCATGGTTTATGGTTGTTTTTGGTCGGGGACATGATTCAGGTTTTCGGACTACCCATGATGATCGTTGCAATGATGGACCGAGTGGGAGGGGATGATGCTTTGGGTGACACTTCTAGAAGAGTTTGTAGAGATACCTAAGCATTACTCTAAAGCCTAGAGCTTTGATAAAGGGCGATGTCTAGTAATAAACATTGCTGTTAAGTGATGTTGTTCATGCATATCCAGCAATTACTCCAACTTCACAAGGGATTCATCTGCCGAACGTGGCTGGCAATAGCGTCAATTCCCAACGGCACTCTCCCTCGGCAAGTCCCCGTCTATTCCTCTTAGTTAAATTacaatctcctccttgacTTCAATCCCCAAGAACGCGGGGCAGAACGTCAAATGAAACACAAGAGCTAAATCTTCCGCTCGTGATACGCACGCAACTTACGTGCATAAAGCGCCTTCTTGTTACGGCCGTTTCCATGTCTATCATCGGACTATTTTCCCTCTAGGCTCTCGGCTTGGTTAACCCACATGCCGAATGGTAATTTACCTGGGATGGCCAATCGCATTACTCTGTTGGTTGCGAGGAAGTTTGTTAAAGTGCTGTGTCTCAGGATGCGACGTGAGACAAGGGGACCTCAGGGCAGGGAGGAAGAAAACTTGGGACTTGGGAAGAGGATGCTAAAATCAAGTTAGTAAAGAGCctcctaaacttaggctaaaGTTGCCCAAATATTTTCCTCCTTTAGGATGGAGGTCTTAAGTTTTCTTACAGCCCTTAGGGGGACCTGAAGGTTTGACGTGGTGAATCGTTGGTTGAGGTGAAGTTGTATCAGAAGGCTACAAGTCAAAGTCTATCCACTCCCCTGACCATGATCGAGAAGTGTTCTAGACTTTGTCACTGTCACGTACGAGAACAGTTGTCTTATTCACTCAGCATCACAAATCCTTaacagtacggagtacaccTTGATCATTCATTGCCTGCCTGTATCGTGATATCATATCTTGAATCATCACGTGACTATGTTTCGAGTGATCATGAAAGAGCAAGAAACCAGACCtcagtaaaagatatcctgaacttatcctaaatttatcaTAAACTTAgactaagttacctaagtccTTTTACTGTAAAGGATCAAAGCCTTGggttttcttcctctcttaGCCTATATCTTTCATTTCACTCTCTAATCGTCACCTCAAGCCTAACACAACCTGCATCCTGTCAATATGCGACGCTTTATCATCAGTATGTCGCACTGCAAGCGCAAAGACAATACTCATTTTACTCTCGCTTGATTCTTTCTCGGGCCTATCGTATTCCAATATTCGCAGCAGGATGTCGCCCATCATGCCATCGCAATCGGCAGGCGGAACAGATGATTTAGACCTCTCACCAGACGAGCCCAAGGTGGTCGGACCTTACGAACCAGATATTGCTACGACCATTCAAGGTGAGCGAATGAATTTAGATGCCCCTGGTCGAAGGCGGTTTGGTCAATGCTACCTGTGGAGCACGTCTGATGGTCCGAAGAAGGGTTCTTACAAAGTCGAAGACGATGGTCCGCAGAAACGCTTATGCCCGTGTCTCCCTATCGAAAGCGAACTCATGCCGCACGGTAAGGCCGACCAATACCCTGAAGTCGGTCTGCTCATTGGCGAAGAACCTGGAAAATACAAACCAACAGGGTTATCGCGAAATAAAGGACGACAATCAGAACAAGCAGCCAGAGGAGTTTCGGAACGCAAGTCAAAATGTAATGCGAGCATTTATCCGGATCAGCGAGTACATCCAACTGCAGGCAAAGTTGTTCGTTGGCTGTAGACTCAGAGATAGACACTTGTATGCTGTCAGTTAACCAAGGTCTCGATCTTCTATTACCATGAGGTCTAGTGTGTCCATGATAtctcgaagatgaagacaaaGACGCAAGATAGCATCGTGAGCAAGGCATGCAGGTCTATGTCGCGACAATTCGGAAGATGCCTCCGAAGCCCAAGGTCATTATCATATGGTGACAAACAGAGAGCGCCCTTAGAGAGCaggaaaacatcagacctcaAAAATAGGATGTCAAGGTAAATTTAGCAAAAGTTATCCTAAGcttatcctaaacttatactaaatttatactGAGTTACCTGAATCTTTGTCATTGAGGATCGAGGTCCCCAGGGCGCACAGGTACAATCACCCCTTGTCGTTACACACACCGGCGACATCTTGACAAGAACGTCGATCAATTATCGTCTCTGGAAACAAACAGACGACATCAGGTATCTGAACTCCATATTAGACCCGTTCACTCAGTTCAACAGACAGACTGTACTCCCGTCAGTACAACGATTCGGGAGAGGCTGCCTTCTTCACGACAAAAGGGACGAACCACTCTCCGATGAAGCTATATCAAGCCTGGTTACCGAGTTCAAGGTGGGTGCTTCTCTTTATTCATTGATTATAAATGCGTAACTAAATCCGTACGCAGAAAGCCAGCCAGCCCTACGCATACAGATCTGAACAAGAGAGTCGCGCAAGCCGCTCGTCGAGTTCTTAGGACTGAGAAAATTGACAATCCGCCGATGCCAGCAAGCCTCCTACGATCGCGCCTTTTCTACTTCCTCGAAAACTGCCAGTTGCAGATCAAACccgacgacgatgatatTAACACCAAGGTCCGAGCAATCTTCACGTTGACGCAGGCGTAGGCCAACTACACGGCTTACACCTCAAAGACTGCTCCAACTGTGCGTTGGACACCTTGTCCCATATTGACATTCCGGGgagtgaagatggcgaggaggaaCCGAGTGCAAACAAGGAGCTATCGGACTGGTTGGTGGCCGTATGCGAGTATCTACGAATGATCCAATATTCAGCAGGCGCTTACGCCGATTTGGTTACCGAGAAACACGGGCTCGTTCTATCAAATTCCATCAATAATGCAATGACACAACTCAACAATGCAACCGGTGTCAACGCTTTCCGCGCCGGTTTGGAACacctggcttcttcaagtcatGCGAGTTTACTCGCCAGTAACCAGGCATGCCTTTCCCGACAATTAGACTTCGCTATAGACGGTAGTGACAGGGGCTTCTCCGACTGAGAGCATATGGCCGACTACGTTTCTCACTCAGGTCAAGCGGAAATACGTTATGGAAAGTAGGGTTCAATCGATGGATGTCATTAGCTTTCATCTTGCTTTGCTTCGATTCTGGACGAAGCCTGACTGCGACTATTGTCTTGATTATGGATGTAGCCAGCTATTTCACGAGGGATAACATTCAAGGATGGAATATCCCACCTGACAAGAGCTCATGGAAATGCGCAGAATACAGGCACACATGGGAATAACGACGCAAAATCAATAATGAATCAATATTTTCTAGTTATAACAGTCGGGATTGACATTAAACTCACTTACATACTTGGGCTTGATAACATCCACTCTGCTTTCTCGTGATCACAAGCGTTGCAGATTGTGGGATAGATGGACAAGTAACGTTATCTGGGGATGAACATTCACGAATTCATGAATGGATAGCAATGAGATGTTCGgatattagatatataataatagtcACATTTAATCACAAAACTGTCGCACACGAGAAAAGCCGTCTTGTTCACTCAGCATCACAATGCCTTTAACTGTGAACATCTATTTGCACAGGTAGAACATCAGATACAGAACATGAACCCTCATTCACTGACATGTTCAGCCAGCGCCATCTCAAAATGCTACAAATTCATGATTTTTCCTTCCTAACAACTTCAaccatctcaagaacctgGTGTTTCAACATACAAACTCCAAAGCAAGGTAAAACAAGAGACTAACTAACCAACCGACATCATGCCTTCTATCCAGGAAAACAAGACCAACCTCATCGCTAAAGCGAAAAACATGGAGGAAAACCTCATCAACGTGTCCGCCGACGCCGCAACGATCGAGGCTTGCTTCGCTCTCATCGCCATGTCCCGCGGCACCCATGAAATCAAGCAACGCTGCCAAACCTCCGGTTGCAACAAGTTAGTCAAGACCTCTCTCTATTGTAAACCCTGTCAGGCTCGTGCTAGTGCTCGCGCTCGCGCTCGTTCTCACAAGCACCAGTACTCGACTCGATCCAAGGCTCGAAAAAAACGAAGATCGAATTGATGCTGACTCGATATAGTCTGACAGGTGAGCTAGTAGTCCGGACTAAGAGACAGATGGCTGATCCATCGGCGTTTGAGAGAGGTAAGGAGTGGGAAACTCAAGAATGATGGCTGCTTCACGAAATTGCATAGACAAAAGAACCTCCAAGTGAGTAAGTCGAACAAAAATAAagtctttcttttagtaCGCGCTGTGTCAATAGCACAAGTGAATCTATCTCTAACCCAACCACCCCAAACTCCAAAACTATGTACCGTTCGCTCTTCGTCCACCTCTGGTACTCCTATCAACATGTCTCTTAAGAACCTTCCTCGTCTCCACCAAACTCCTCTTATGCTTACTCTTCGCCTTACCCATCGTCATAAAGATATTCTTGTTACGCTGCTTCTCCCTATTACTCGTGCTCTTGCCCTGGGCCTGCATCTTGGACTTGCTGATAGCCCGTGTGCTCTTGTGCTCCTCGCGGTCTGGCTTACCCTCCTTAGCAAGCGCGACACGCTCTTCCTTGGTGAGCTTGCGAAGACGCGCGGGCGCTTCGATCTGCTCCGCGGTGAGACCGTCGTCGCGGTggcgatcttcttcttgctggcgCTTGCGGCGGTTGCCCATTGCTTTGTCGATGGAGGCGGACATGCGGAGCTCTTGGAGTTTGGCGAGATCGGCGGGTGTGAGGATGGTTGTGGTGGCGAGCTTAGAGATGCGGTCGAtttcagcctccttctcctccagagccttcttggtcttttcgTCCATAACAGGCTCTTCGTctgtcttttgcttctttgacgcaggctcgtcttcgtcatcctcctcatcggaAGAATGATAGACATTAATCCAGTCACCAGACTCGCTGCTGTCATCAGAAGCAACCTCCCACTCATCGGATTTGTttccctcgtcctcttcatcagtaGCAGCATCCTCGGGAAGACCTCTGGCAagtcgcttcttcttcttttcctcctccttccaCTTCTCCAGAAGCTCCAGACCTTCAATACCGCCgacatcctcctcaccaAACTTGCGCTGGGCCTGGAAACCAGCCTTCAGGTTGATAGTGGCGTTCTTACCACGGTCTCGCTTCTTCAGAAGCTCGGCACCAACCTCTCGGTACAGTGACAAAAGACCCTTGGCAGCCATCATGACacccttgtccttgctcTTGCGGTACTGGACCAAATCTTGTAATAGAGTATCAGTCATAGCCAGGGGTTGACGGGCGCAAATCTCGCGAATAGAGTTCAGACCAGCAGCTGCGACCTCAGCGGCCGAAGCTTCTGAAACGAACTCGTTTGCGATTTTCTGAATCAGGGGCTCCAGCACATCGGGAGGCACCAAGTTATGGACTGCCTGCGCCAATGAAGCTAGAAAAGAAGTAACAGACTGTTGTCGAGGAGTAAGGAACTTGATGAACCAGGAGTAGAGCGCCACAATGGTCAGCTTGTGCAGACCAACAAGTCGGGTGACGAGTTGTGTCACTAGAATCTTCGTATCGAGAGATAGCTTCGCCTTGGTGTTTTGTAGATGTTTCGAAAATAGCTCCTCAGCAAAGTTCTGAGGGTCGTGAAGGAGGTGAAGAGcggagaagttgagaggATGAGGCTTTGTCTTCTTGCGCTCAGCGCGCTTGACCTTATCGACAGCCTTGTCGTACTgcttcttcgacttcttggtcttcttgttgatacCCATCTGATGCTTGACCTGGCTCAGatcaacctcctcatcacTGCTCTCgtcctcaagttcctcaCGCTCCTTGTCTCcacccaagaagaagcgaacaGCACCGACAACAACCTTCTCGTTGTCCGACAGACAAGCCTCCTTCATAACATCAACGGGCTTCGCATCGGTCCAGAATTGTCGCTTCCACATCTCGCGggtgagcttgatggccCAGATAGCTCGAGGAGAGGATCGATCGGCGGTTACAAGGTTGTAAAGTACGGTCTGAACGGTTCGGTTGAGAGGGTGGTTGATAGATTTTGTGTTCGAGTTTCGCAGATCGCTCAAGATCTTCTGGAACAGGGTTTCACGCAGAGTTTTGCTGGGCGATGATACGAGAATGGGGAAAAGCGTGGTGAGGACGCTGGTCGAGTCGATAACTTCCTTTCGTCGCAGCAAGACCAGACTTCCCACGATCTTCTCCCGCAGCTCGGGGTGTAATATGACATGGTGCTGTGTGAGGATAGACTTTAGATCGTCGGGGAAAGTAGCTGTCTCTTCCTTGTAGCAATCGGCGACGTGAGCGATTAGATCGATAATGTTGTGGAAAGATTCGACAGAATCGGCGGTCGCGGTGCCAGgagagaccaagaagatctcgCGCTGAGCCTCATATTGTTCCCATTGCTTCAAAAACTCCTCCTTGTACGACCTAGCGCTTTTTATCAGTATTTAATCGCAGTATCGAGTAATTTAGGGACGCACTTGGGATCGCGACGGATTTTTTGTTGCAGACTCGCGCTGTACAAAATGTTAGTGAATGGTCAAAAAGAAGCGGAATTGTTCGCAATTGACGCACAAgtcagcatcaagcttctcgagtgCAGCGACCTTTCGTTTGACCATTGCGACGTCGAGGCTCTCGCTGTTGATCTGTTGATGTAGAGCGGGAGGGTGGGGGATTGGTCCCTTTGAACTTTGCCTGTAAACGAAGAAAATTTGGGATATTTTCtggctgataagataagctcATCCCCACGCGGAATTGGACCGCGGTTCTAGGCCTCAACTTTCAACGAGACAATT is a genomic window containing:
- a CDS encoding related to glucose/galactose transporter is translated as MGAKKFFKERSLKVSDKKVTKAAELTLRESIWPIALVTVLFFLWGFSYGLLDTLNKHFQKVLHIDRARSAGLQAAYFGAYPLASLGHAAWILRHYSYKAVFIWGLCLYAVGALIAIPCIKAKSFAGFCMSIFIIGNGLGSLETAANPFITVCGPPRYSEIRINISQAFNGIGTVIAPVLGSYVFFNNLDDNAALANVQWVYLSIAVFVLILACLFYVSKIPEITDADMALQAQETHSEADDKPFYKQYKLFHASFAQFCYTGAQVAIASFFINYATEMRKGTSDSMGAKLFAGAQAAFTVGRFFGTFLMKFCKPRKVFFVFLTMCIVFIGPPIVHHGTAGVSFLYIVLFFESICFPTIVALGMRGLGRHTKRGSGFIIAGVIGGACVPPLTGAVADMHDVGISMVVPMMFFVAAWSYPIAVNFVPSYKKVVDVFYEADIGLGERTLDEEKIQGTQHEEKEMTARA
- a CDS encoding related to SDA1 protein, required for normal organization of the actin cytoskeleton, with amino-acid sequence MVKRKVAALEKLDADFASLQQKIRRDPKSYKEEFLKQWEQYEAQREIFLVSPGTATADSVESFHNIIDLIAHVADCYKEETATFPDDLKSILTQHHVILHPELREKIVGSLVLLRRKEVIDSTSVLTTLFPILVSSPSKTLRETLFQKILSDLRNSNTKSINHPLNRTVQTVLYNLVTADRSSPRAIWAIKLTREMWKRQFWTDAKPVDVMKEACLSDNEKVVVGAVRFFLGGDKEREELEDESSDEEVDLSQVKHQMGINKKTKKSKKQYDKAVDKVKRAERKKTKPHPLNFSALHLLHDPQNFAEELFSKHLQNTKAKLSLDTKILVTQLVTRLVGLHKLTIVALYSWFIKFLTPRQQSVTSFLASLAQAVHNLVPPDVLEPLIQKIANEFVSEASAAEVAAAGLNSIREICARQPLAMTDTLLQDLVQYRKSKDKGVMMAAKGLLSLYREVGAELLKKRDRGKNATINLKAGFQAQRKFGEEDVGGIEGLELLEKWKEEEKKKKRLARGLPEDAATDEEDEGNKSDEWEVASDDSSESGDWINVYHSSDEEDDEDEPASKKQKTDEEPVMDEKTKKALEEKEAEIDRISKLATTTILTPADLAKLQELRMSASIDKAMGNRRKRQQEEDRHRDDGLTAEQIEAPARLRKLTKEERVALAKEGKPDREEHKSTRAISKSKMQAQGKSTSNREKQRNKNIFMTMGKAKSKHKRSLVETRKVLKRHVDRSTRGGRRANGT